A region from the Rosa rugosa chromosome 6, drRosRugo1.1, whole genome shotgun sequence genome encodes:
- the LOC133716383 gene encoding uncharacterized protein LOC133716383, translated as MHHPKSRPTTLCFGLWPVKIQDNVIALRNLGNNNFCGGLTTEYKTNCLNAAYPNICKQSKLVVEELVLSRNIYNINFRLSDSRIYHEQVIEMDTALAVNDSPNRDSTISLKFAEKDSRTRSWNGSVSLKLGVKTTLQVKSVPLILDGKIEISAEVMTAYQWGETTTVEHTREANYAVVVPPLSKMKVSLIASRASCDVPFSYSQRDILTDGRTVTKTMDDGLFTGINAYKFDYQNQASYDGQPLSVSSPWRLPRAAYFGICVILVFSVLLPLLHLV; from the coding sequence ATGCATCATCCGAAATCACGTCCGACGACACTTTGTTTTGGGCTTTGGCCTGTCAAAATCCAAGACAATGTCATTGCTCTTCGCAACTTGGGTAACAACAATTTTTGCGGTGGACTCACCACCGAATACAAAACCAACTGTCTCAACGCCGCCTACCCTAATATCTGTAAACAGTCAAAGCTGGTGGTGGAAGAGCTTGTTCTTTCAAGGAACATCTACAATATCAATTTCCGACTCTCCGACTCCAGGATCTACCACGAGCAGGTCATAGAAATGGACACAGCTCTCGCCGTTAACGACAGCCCAAACAGAGACTCCACTATCAGCCTCAAGTTTGCGGAAAAAGATTCCAGGACCCGTAGTTGGAATGGCAGCGTTTCATTGAAGTTGGGTGTCAAAACAACTCTCCAAGTCAAATCTGTTCCACTAATTCTTGACGGAAAGATCGAAATTTCGGCTGAGGTTATGACAGCATACCAGTGGGGAGAAACTACCACAGTTGAACATACCAGGGAGGCCAATTATGCTGTTGTTGTGCCACCATTATCCAAGATGAAGGTGAGTCTCATAGCTTCAAGGGCTTCATGCGATGTGCCCTTCTCCTACAGTCAGCGTGACATTCTCACTGATGGCCGAACCGTTACCAAAACCATGGATGATGGCCTTTTCACTGGGATTAATGCCTACAAATTTGACTACCAAAACCAGGCATCCTACGATGGCCAGCCTCTCTCTGTCTCTAGCCCATGGAGGCTCCCGCGTGCTGCGTACTTTGGGATTTGTGTGATTTTGGTGTTTAGTGTGTTGCTGCCTTTGCTGCATTTGGTGTAA